A genomic window from Companilactobacillus alimentarius DSM 20249 includes:
- a CDS encoding helix-turn-helix domain-containing protein produces the protein MEFLDSFTDLFLSKSEIEKIQLFNKIKLIRTNQLASADLIGTYRNRDIRVKDINLRKAAYQMNKSYGSVYNTFLGIQDDFKRILKKDKYSTEEMFAVTRDGYHAYLTTNSDGYLFLDAIVKEKETSFKHFYETLDSSKATVLRHLKPMRGYLKRFGVRIAYEPMRFVGDEESIRLAIAALYWNATRGYVWPFEDFTQKTAFKVVDIALDKYRLKPTNYITKTFYAYVVMAHLYRIIAGNHVQNMDALNVINYPFPNIFESAGSMLEGDTGSEKVKELKRAIKEDVSYEEQMFQSADFYILLMCVPATFEVSEDYLQSVSKQLVRYNPLFANFIDDFLELIPIDIEQTISDMAMSHSEFLRYKYNLTTCIIGVLALDHNYIEILNLYSGFGDAISKLNDEGLESKIYSTVQHLMLRDKYQSLNGKSKQISEAIYAIAYRFFSLYNKNIQVKVYLELESFFLVYSDLSVTLQSLPYAKIVSDPKDADIIVTANSANPPEDQMSKDVCIYRWMYNGVDGQMGGLLNLIYKIWTEEKVSENPNL, from the coding sequence GTGGAGTTCTTGGATAGTTTTACTGACTTATTTTTATCAAAATCAGAAATTGAAAAGATTCAATTATTTAATAAAATTAAACTAATAAGAACAAATCAGCTTGCTAGCGCGGATCTTATCGGAACATATCGTAATCGAGATATCAGAGTTAAAGATATTAATTTACGAAAAGCCGCTTATCAGATGAATAAGAGCTACGGTAGTGTCTATAATACATTTTTAGGGATTCAAGATGATTTTAAAAGGATTCTTAAAAAGGATAAATATAGTACTGAAGAGATGTTTGCGGTCACGAGGGATGGTTACCATGCCTATTTGACTACTAATTCGGATGGATATCTATTTCTAGATGCCATTGTTAAAGAGAAGGAAACTTCCTTCAAACATTTCTATGAAACATTGGATAGTAGTAAAGCAACTGTCTTACGTCATTTAAAGCCGATGAGAGGCTATTTAAAACGTTTTGGTGTCAGAATTGCTTATGAGCCAATGCGCTTTGTTGGAGACGAGGAATCAATTCGTTTGGCTATCGCAGCATTGTATTGGAATGCTACTAGGGGATACGTATGGCCATTTGAAGATTTCACGCAAAAGACAGCCTTCAAGGTTGTTGATATTGCCTTAGATAAATATCGTTTAAAACCAACTAACTATATTACGAAGACTTTTTATGCATATGTCGTTATGGCACACTTGTATCGGATCATTGCGGGAAATCATGTACAAAACATGGATGCTTTGAATGTAATTAATTATCCTTTCCCTAATATTTTTGAAAGTGCTGGTTCAATGCTTGAAGGGGATACCGGTAGTGAAAAAGTTAAGGAATTAAAACGTGCTATTAAAGAAGATGTTAGTTATGAGGAGCAAATGTTCCAATCAGCTGATTTCTACATTCTTTTGATGTGCGTTCCCGCTACTTTTGAAGTTTCTGAGGATTATTTGCAGTCAGTTTCTAAACAATTGGTTAGATATAATCCGTTATTTGCTAACTTCATTGATGATTTCTTGGAACTTATTCCAATTGATATTGAACAAACAATTTCAGACATGGCAATGTCTCACAGCGAATTCTTAAGATATAAATATAATCTGACAACTTGTATTATTGGTGTCTTAGCTTTAGATCATAATTACATTGAAATTCTTAACTTATATTCAGGATTTGGCGATGCAATCAGTAAATTAAATGATGAAGGGCTGGAGAGTAAAATCTACTCAACCGTTCAACATTTGATGTTACGTGATAAGTATCAATCATTAAATGGTAAGTCGAAACAGATTTCTGAGGCTATTTATGCGATTGCTTATCGTTTCTTCTCACTTTATAATAAGAATATTCAAGTAAAGGTTTACTTAGAATTAGAATCATTTTTCTTAGTCTATTCAGACCTTTCTGTGACGTTACAATCTTTACCATATGCCAAGATTGTTAGTGATCCTAAAGATGCTGATATTATTGTAACAGCCAATAGCGCCAATCCACCGGAAGATCAAATGAGTAAAGACGTATGTATTTATCGTTGGATGTATAACGGTGTAGATGGACAAATGGGCGGCTTGTTGAACTTAATATATAAGATCTGGACAGAAGAGAAAGTTAGCGAGAATCCAAATCTTTAA
- a CDS encoding DUF1634 domain-containing protein: MNTHEETREVELVIGKILRIGVITSACVILIGIALYFMSGSGYAPGDYPTRFEAIFSGIAEGKSYAVIMLGVFLLILTPVLRVVVSIYAFYKEHDNLYVIITTIVLVILMFAMFMGYRS, encoded by the coding sequence ATGAATACACATGAGGAAACCAGAGAAGTTGAGTTAGTAATTGGTAAAATTTTGCGGATCGGTGTTATTACTTCTGCTTGTGTAATTTTGATAGGAATAGCACTTTACTTTATGAGTGGTAGTGGTTATGCTCCAGGTGATTATCCGACGAGGTTTGAGGCAATTTTTTCTGGAATTGCTGAAGGTAAATCTTATGCTGTAATTATGTTGGGAGTCTTTCTTCTGATTTTAACGCCAGTATTGCGGGTAGTGGTTTCTATCTATGCATTTTATAAAGAACACGATAATTTATATGTGATTATTACGACGATTGTTTTGGTTATTTTGATGTTTGCCATGTTTATGGGATATCGAAGCTAA
- a CDS encoding alpha/beta hydrolase: MIIILLILLLLVVLILNAFFLYIQKRGSKALGGGEAPKVKMDDGLVDKTNQFLKKSKQIWHIKSKFNGSKLIGWFTDNKSETTVILVHGFGVDHNSLNVHAQLFDSLGYNVLQIDDQAAGKSEGKYLGFGYIESLDLLDWIQRVLSERPNDKIILYGASMGAATVMLVTQYHLPKNVKLIIEDSGYTSAYDILSYHCQKRYHIKGKYLIKGISLVSKLRAGFSYAKTDCTKALAKNKLPILFMHGHNDFTVPFTMREKLLTCGKFPRMSYESQGVHIRSYYMDSKKYQDTVEKFLKMYL, translated from the coding sequence ATGATAATTATTTTGTTGATATTGTTATTACTAGTCGTTCTAATCCTGAACGCCTTTTTTTTGTATATTCAAAAGAGAGGCTCAAAGGCTTTGGGTGGTGGTGAGGCCCCTAAAGTAAAGATGGATGACGGATTAGTGGATAAAACAAATCAATTTTTAAAAAAATCGAAACAAATTTGGCATATAAAATCGAAATTTAATGGCAGTAAGCTAATCGGATGGTTTACCGACAATAAAAGTGAAACGACGGTTATTTTAGTACATGGTTTTGGCGTCGATCACAATTCTTTAAATGTTCATGCTCAATTGTTCGATAGTCTAGGATACAATGTATTGCAGATAGATGATCAGGCTGCTGGAAAGAGTGAGGGTAAGTACTTAGGCTTTGGATATATTGAGAGTCTTGATCTGTTGGATTGGATTCAACGTGTTTTGTCTGAAAGGCCGAATGATAAAATTATTCTCTATGGGGCTTCCATGGGAGCAGCTACAGTTATGCTTGTGACTCAGTATCATTTGCCAAAGAATGTTAAACTAATTATTGAAGATTCAGGATATACGAGTGCGTATGATATCTTGAGTTATCACTGTCAAAAAAGGTATCATATTAAAGGCAAGTATTTGATAAAAGGAATATCATTAGTGTCTAAGTTGCGAGCTGGTTTTTCTTATGCGAAAACTGATTGTACTAAGGCACTTGCTAAAAATAAGTTGCCAATTTTATTCATGCATGGGCATAATGATTTTACAGTTCCCTTTACAATGCGTGAAAAGTTATTAACATGTGGAAAATTTCCAAGAATGTCATACGAAAGTCAAGGGGTTCATATAAGAAGTTACTATATGGATTCAAAAAAATATCAGGATACTGTAGAAAAATTTTTGAAAATGTATCTCTAG
- a CDS encoding sulfite exporter TauE/SafE family protein, which yields MNSMLLLLVMGVGAGVLGAILGIGGGMIITPVLTIMMGLDIKYAIGASIISVIATSSGSTIAYLKDDMLNLRVAMFLEIATTIGAIMGALLVGVFSSNFLYVLFGFFLLYSTYNMIRKLMDKKGEQVFTGHDPVVEKFKLASTYYDKSEKKQVDYSMKNVPGGFIMMWAAGLASGLLGIGSGAFKVIAMDTIMKMPLKPSSATSNLMMGVTAAASATVYFFNGSIRPDIAAPLAIGVLAGATIGARLMQVMKPRIIRMIFVPIILYMGVQMALKGFGVNI from the coding sequence ATGAATTCAATGCTGCTACTTTTGGTAATGGGAGTAGGAGCTGGAGTCTTAGGCGCAATTTTAGGAATTGGTGGCGGAATGATTATCACGCCAGTTTTGACTATTATGATGGGGTTAGATATTAAGTATGCGATCGGTGCTAGTATCATCTCTGTTATTGCGACGAGTTCTGGTTCTACTATTGCCTATTTAAAAGATGATATGCTGAATTTGCGTGTAGCGATGTTTTTGGAGATAGCTACCACTATTGGGGCAATCATGGGTGCGTTATTAGTTGGAGTTTTTTCAAGTAATTTTCTTTATGTTCTATTCGGATTTTTCCTATTGTACTCAACATACAATATGATTAGAAAATTGATGGATAAAAAGGGTGAACAAGTTTTCACAGGTCACGATCCAGTGGTTGAGAAATTCAAATTAGCCAGCACTTATTATGATAAATCGGAGAAGAAACAAGTTGATTATTCAATGAAAAATGTTCCCGGTGGTTTTATCATGATGTGGGCCGCAGGATTAGCCAGCGGTTTGTTGGGAATCGGTAGTGGTGCTTTTAAAGTTATTGCTATGGATACTATTATGAAGATGCCTTTGAAACCATCAAGTGCAACTAGTAATTTGATGATGGGTGTTACTGCTGCTGCTAGTGCAACTGTTTATTTCTTTAATGGATCAATTCGACCAGATATTGCAGCACCCTTGGCTATTGGTGTTTTGGCTGGGGCAACGATTGGTGCTCGTTTAATGCAAGTTATGAAACCAAGAATTATTAGGATGATCTTTGTTCCTATTATTCTCTATATGGGTGTACAAATGGCTCTCAAGGGATTCGGGGTGAACATCTAA
- a CDS encoding MFS transporter, with protein MRAQRIWLLILNVAFNLVMGFILPVNMIFIHKNLHESLVTAGFALMVYSAFMMVGNALGGIMFDRFSRRGTLYTGYGISIISLLGMSFHHVWPSYAVMLFILGFGMGLIYTAVNAYTAFVAEQMSGNSRVVFNNMYLASNIGIAIGSTAVGYIFKWSIFFTFFIPMLLFVISTIILFSKANLLDHVSQRGDSDTEVTDYNSSEVDPRVEIGSRRFNLNIFIICASIFIVWLGYSQWDSNMSAYMLNQGYTTREYGLVFTINAGSLLIIQPVMNRVISKIFKLLKYQIFIGTIIMGSSFLLLPEARTYSAFIISMLVLTVGESMVFPTIPALLSKMSTKRNRGTFQSFYSIFGSLGRAVGPYAGSLVITALSFSNLFIGITVSMIIVAVAMIGVKELA; from the coding sequence ATGCGTGCACAAAGAATATGGTTATTGATTTTAAATGTTGCCTTTAATTTGGTAATGGGATTTATCCTACCTGTTAATATGATATTTATCCATAAAAACTTACACGAATCCTTAGTTACAGCTGGATTTGCGTTGATGGTATATTCTGCTTTTATGATGGTAGGAAATGCTTTAGGTGGTATTATGTTCGATCGATTTTCGAGGCGAGGGACACTTTATACCGGCTATGGAATATCAATTATTTCGCTGTTAGGTATGTCATTTCATCACGTCTGGCCTAGTTATGCCGTTATGTTATTCATTTTAGGATTTGGTATGGGACTCATTTATACGGCTGTTAATGCGTACACGGCTTTTGTAGCTGAACAAATGTCTGGTAACAGTCGAGTGGTTTTCAATAACATGTATCTAGCTTCGAATATTGGGATTGCAATTGGATCTACTGCAGTTGGATATATATTTAAATGGAGTATTTTCTTTACTTTCTTTATACCGATGTTATTGTTTGTAATCAGTACTATTATTTTGTTTTCTAAGGCTAATTTGTTGGATCATGTATCACAACGAGGAGATTCCGATACGGAAGTGACAGATTATAATAGTAGTGAGGTTGATCCTCGAGTTGAAATAGGCTCTAGACGGTTTAATTTAAATATCTTTATCATTTGTGCATCAATTTTCATCGTTTGGTTAGGCTATTCACAGTGGGACAGCAATATGTCCGCTTATATGTTGAATCAAGGTTATACAACTAGAGAATACGGTCTAGTATTTACTATTAATGCCGGCTCGTTATTGATTATTCAGCCAGTAATGAATCGTGTCATTTCAAAAATATTTAAATTGCTAAAATATCAAATTTTTATTGGAACAATAATTATGGGCTCATCATTTTTATTGTTGCCTGAAGCCAGAACTTACAGCGCCTTTATCATCAGTATGTTAGTTTTGACTGTTGGCGAATCAATGGTCTTTCCAACTATTCCAGCTTTATTGAGTAAGATGTCAACGAAGAGAAATCGTGGAACGTTCCAGAGCTTCTATAGTATTTTCGGTTCCTTAGGAAGAGCTGTGGGTCCATATGCGGGTAGTTTGGTCATTACAGCCTTATCTTTCTCAAACCTGTTTATCGGAATTACAGTATCAATGATTATTGTGGCAGTGGCCATGATAGGCGTAAAAGAATTAGCTTAA